DNA sequence from the Acanthochromis polyacanthus isolate Apoly-LR-REF ecotype Palm Island chromosome 5, KAUST_Apoly_ChrSc, whole genome shotgun sequence genome:
ttcaccatcactggaactaaaccaaacacctccaacaatcacacgttcaccatcactggaactaaaccaaacacctccaacaatcacacgttcaccatcactacaactaaaccaaacacctccaacaatcacacgttcaccatcactggaactaaaccaaacacctccaacagtcacacgttcaccatcactggaactaaaccaaacacctccaacaatcacacgttcaccatcactacaactaaaccaaacacctcaaacaatcacacgttcaccatcactacaactaaaccaaacacctccaacaatcacacgttcaccatcactacaactaaaccaaacacctccaataatcacacgttcaccatcactggaactaaaccaaacacctccaacagtcacacgttcaccatcactggaactaaaccaaacacctccaacaatcacacgttcaccatcactacaactaaaccaaacacctccaacaatcacacgttcaccatcactacaactaaaccaaacacctccaacaatcacacgttcaccatcactggaactaaaccaaacacctccaacaatcacacgttcaccatcactggaactaaaccaaacacctccaacaatcacacgttcaccatcactacaactaaaccaaacacctccaacagtcacacgttcaccatcactacaactaaaccaaacacctccaacagtcacacgttcaccatcactacaactaaaccaaacagttccaacaatcacacgttcaccatcactggaactaaaccaaacacctccaataatcacacgttcaccatcactggaactaaaccaaacacctccaacaatcacacgttcaccatcactggaactaaaccaaacacctccaacaatcacatgttcaccatcactggaactaaaccaaacacctccaacaatcacacgttcaccatcactacaactaaaccaaacacctccaacaatcacacgttcaccatcactacaactaaaccaaacacctccaacagtcacacgttcaccatcactggaactaaaccaaacacctccaacagtcacacgttcaccatcactacaactaaaccaaacacctccaacaatcacacgttcaccatcactggaactaaaccaaacacctccaataatcacacgttcaccatcactggaactaaaccaaacacctccaacaatcacacgttcaccatcactggaactaaaccaaacacctccaacaatcacatgttcaccatcactggaactaaaccaaacacctccaacaatcacacgttcaccatcactacaactaaaccaaacacctccaacaatcacacgttcaccatcactacaactaaaccaaacacctccaacagtcacacgttcaccatcactggaactaaaccaaacacctccaacagtcacacgttcaccatcactacaactaaaccaaacacctccaacaatcacacgttcaccatcactggaactaaaccaaacacctccaacaatcacacgttcaccatcactacaactaaaccaaacacctccaacaatcacatgttcaccatcactggaactaaaccaaacacctccaacaatcacacgttcaccatcactggaactaaaccaaacacctccaacaatcacacgttcaccatcactggaactaaaccaaacacctccaacagtcacatgttcaccatcactacaactaaaccaaacacctccaacaatcacacgttcaccatcactggaactaaaccaaacacctccaacaatcacacgttcaccatcactggaactaaaccaaacacctccaacagtcacacgttcaccatcactggaactaaaccaaacacctccaacaatcacacgttcaccatcactacaactaaaccaaacacctccaacaatcacacgttcaccatcactggaactaaaccaaacacctccaacaatcacacgttcaccatcactggaactaaaccaaacacctccaacaatcacacgttcaccatcactacaactaaaccaaacacctccaacagtcacacgttcaccatcactggaactaaaccaaacacctccaacaatcacacgttcaccatcactacaactaaaccaaacacctccaacaatcacatgttcaccatcactggaactaaaccaaacacctccaacaatcacatgttcaccatcactacaactaaaccaaacacctccaacaatcacatgttcaccatcactacaactaaaccaaacacctccaacaatcacacgttcaccatcactggaactaaaccaaacacctccaacaatcacacgttcaccatcactggaactaaaccaaacacctccaacagtcacacgttcaccatcactggaactaaaccaaacacctccaacaatcacatgttcaccatcactggaactaaaccaaacacctccaacaatcacacattcaccatcactacaaactaaaccaaacacctccaacagtcacatgttcaccatcactggaactaaaccaaacacctccaacaatcacatgttcaccatcactggaactaaaccaaacacctccaacaatcacatgttcaccatcactacaactaaaccaaacacctccaacagtcacatgttcaccatcactggaactaaaccaaacacctccaacaatcacacgttcaccatcactggaactaaaccaaacacctccaacaatcacacgttcaccatcactggaactaaaccaaacacctccaacagtcacacgttcaccatcactacaactaaaccaaacacctccaacaatcacacgttcaccatcactggaactaaaccaaacacctccaacaatcacacgttcaccatcactacaactaaaccaaacacctccaacaatcacacgttcaccatcactggaactaaaccaaacacctccaacaatcacacgttcaccatcactggaactaaaccaaacacctccaacagtcacacattcaccatcactggaactaaaccaaacacctccaacaatcacacgttcaccatcactggaactaaaccaaacacctccaacagtcacacattcaccatcactacaactaaaccaaacacctccaacaatcacacgttcaccatcactggaactaaaccaaacacctccaacaatcacacgttcaccatcactggaactaaaccaaacacctccaacaatcacacgttcaccatcactacaactaaaccaaacacctccaacagtcacacgttcaccatcactggaactaaaccaaacacctccaacaatcacacgttcaccatcactacaactaaaccaaacacctccaacaatcacacgttcaccatcactacaactaaaccaaacacctccaacaatcacatgttcaccatcactacaactaaaccaaacacctccaacaatcacacgttcaccatcactggaactaaaccaaacacctccaacaatcacacgttcaccatcactggaactaaaccaaacacctccaacaatcacacgttcaccatcactacaactaaaccaaacacctccaacaatcacacgttcaccatcactggaactaaaccaaacacctccaacaatcacacgttcaccatcactacaactaaaccaaacacctccaacaatcacacgttcaccatcactacaactaaaccaaacacctccaacaatcacacgttcaccatcactggaactaaaccaaacacctccaacaatcacacattcaccatcactggaactaaaccaaacacctccaacaatcacacgttcaccatcactggaactaaaccaaacacctccaacaatcacacgttcactgAGAACTTGATGAAACCAACCAGAGCTTCCCTTACTGAGCTCTCTTCCACCAGTCGGCTCTTCTGTCCACAGCAGGTTTGGACTCGTCTCCCAGTTAAACGTTCGTTGAATGAAGTGAAGCGACGCTGCTTCCTGTCAGTTATCAGAGTGTTCAGAGCGCTGCCACTCCTTCATTCCTTCATTATCAGAGTATGCAGTGTGACTGGTTGGACGGTGTTTCAGGTGGAGCTGCGTTCACAAGATCTGGGCTTTTTCTGAAACTTCCTCATGGCTCCAGAAACTCATTCATTTATTCTCATCCTGACTTCACCTTCTCCTCTTCTGCTgtttcaaaatacaaaaactagAATAAACACCGTCTGTAATATCTGATGAAATTCCCTCCATTCCTTGTTGTTGTTCCAACACTCAGCGTCTCTGCAGCAGGACGGATGTCAGGAAGTTTTTGAAATGAGAATGTGCAGAAAGAATCACAGCTTAGAATTcacaaaggaaataaaagagagaagaagcaaCATTCACTGAGTCTGATGACCGAAATGAAGGAGAAAAGGGTGTTCAGGTAAACTGCTATGAAACTGCAGGTGGATTTTTAAAAGAGCTTCAAtcctcctgttgttttcatttatgggcaccaaaaaatattgtttcttcgtctgaaaaaaaatccaaaagttcagcaaaaaaattccccaaaattcagaaaatttgcaaaactttcaggaagaaaattccaataatcccTCAAAAAtctcccttaaaagttttatttcaaatatcCTCCTGAatcagcaagaaaattcttgtaaatattttcagaaaatgagtaaaaatcttccaaaaaatcctaaaaaatatctgaagtcattccatacatatcagtaaaacttctgatattttctttcagaacattcagattaaaatcaaccaaaatccagtaaatttcactggattttggttgatttttatgtgaatgttctttgagaaacatttttaatatttcttgttttccaccaaaaaatgttcaaagatttccaaaatattttgaaaatgtggacttcagaagtttcactgtggaaatatatttttttccacattttctaactttaataATGgttaatttgacccgcaggacagaGGAAGGTTAAATAAAAGTCGAATTTCAGAGCATTTACCAGTGAATGTAGGAAACAATCCGCTGATCAGTAGATAATGAGTGTTTCGGTCCACTGAGAGCTGCTGGAAACCAGAGGGAGACGTGTTTAAATCAAACCAGTgtagttgttgtgtttgtccagCAGATGTCAGCAGAACAACATCTTATGAGGAGACTTTGTTGAAGATGTGAATAATCCAGAGCAAACAGTGAGCTGAACTTTGGACTGAGGCAGAGAACAACGTGACAGAAGAACAGGAGATAAAAGCAGGAAAACTCCTCCCTACGTGTTGAACTCTTGTTCCAGACGCCTGTAACTTTATTCATGAAGCTGAAGGAGGAAACCAACCTGACGcccagcagcaggaagaataatgctggtgtttgtgtctgaactGAATCCAACCAGTTCAGCTGATCAGGAAGAGGTGGAGTCACGCTGAGAGGAGATTCATGGAGTCATAGATATGAAGAGCAGATAGGCCACgccagtggtgtagtccagggtatacggcggtatacggcgtatacccacttatttttcagttagcattgcgtatacccacttctaatgctccctggtgcgcatcattcagtaatatctgtgtgccaggtagccctcttttccttaaggatgatgaagccatgaacaaccctcctctgcctgtaattggctggtacatgctaccttcactgattctattggttaactttagggatgagccaatcagaggcagagtagggcgggtcatacagaggaaaattttgctaacacctctgtggctctccagttgattgacaggtctgcttgaaagatgcgcggaaatgcgagaaagtcagaataaacacctttcaagtgagtggtacgtatcgagcgaacctactttcatggacgatataattctcaggtaagttttaaggtggtttccaaatgaatcattgttttaaactactggcaacatgactgcacatttcaaggagaggatattttgtcaccagtggttaaagcttcagtcaattccagccgttttcagtacaaaaaaaatcgctaatattctatttgtaaataaaaatatgatgagaaatacagggaatattggacgcgcatcgcgaggtgcatttcctcgaaaacgacctattcgtggattttataccgacttcaggacatgttttggacaaaatagtttactggcttgtgtcatctggatgtctaaggttggattatggccgttttttgtggaatattttcatctgtgtgtaataatgaacccggaaatgtgagtcgcgctgtgtgcgttgaagccgtgtatagagaacggatgaatggatattcgttgtttgtcggacaaatgtgcttatattacccgctgtggtaatcacatctgaaagtggtttataccggcggattcatgagaatctaagctttccatcggcgtgtagtgtttgtataatcgcgtttgtaTAATCTgtttatgcagatctcaaagtgtaccgcgggcgggacactgaagcgcaactgaagcgcaacgggttaaactgagtgtcgggccgagtctgactaacgttttgaaaggctaacgttattctaacgtaagtctgaagctagctagattgggataatgtgggaaaacctctaggctggtagttgattttaaagtaagtaaaaacacaagaatggggacaggtttaagattcgacctaaaacaatattgaggttttattcatgatgaaatatgaacaaggatgcactgtcaacttcatatttgaagtattttatttaaataaatgttcaaaagtaactgaaacaccatgtttgcctcatgataaatacatgttacattaatccagtaataactacaaactgctcctaatcaagtcatgataattttataatagtgggcaagtagaaatgactgaataaattgaacagagtagtcttctatgtcactgtttctaaaactgggtgtttttctggactaattttttttttttttaaaggtgaaaattaagagtatacccacttctccagggaccactacaccactgggcCACGCCCCTCAGAGCGGCATGCCTACGGAGacactaagctagtgggggcaaagtttcagtgttttccattggtctgtcttcttcttcttcttttcctttcagcttttcccttcaggggtcgccacagtgaatcaattgcctccatctaaccctgtctgctgcatcctcttctctcacaccaacgaccttcatgtcctctttaaccacatccataaacctcctctttggtcttcctctaggcctcctgtctggcagtgggaaactcagcatccttctaccaatatattcactctctctcctctggacatgtctgaaccatctcagtctggcctctctgactttatctccaaagcctctaacatgtgctgtccctctgatgttctcattcctgatcctatccatcctggtcactcccaaagagaacctcagcatcttcagttctgctacctccagctctgcctcctgtcttttcctcagggacactgtctccagaccaaacaacatggctggtctcaccacagttttgtaaacctttcctttcattttagctgaaactcttctatcacacatcacacctgacacttttctccagccgttccatcctgcctgtacacgcttcttcacctcttttccacactctccattgctctggactgttgaccctaagtacttaaaatcctccaccttcttgatctcttctccctgtaacctcactcttccacttgggtccctctcattcacacacagatactccgtcttgctgcggctaaccttcattcctctcctttccagggcaaacctccacgcctctagcttctcctccacctgttccctgctctcactacagatcacaatgtcatctgcaaacatcatagtccatggagactcctgtctaacctcgtctgtcatcctgtccatcaccatagcaaacaagaaggggctcagagctgatccctgatgtagtcccacctccaccttgaactcctctgttactcctacagcacacctcaccactgtcttacagtcctcatacatgtcctgcaccactctaacatacttctctgccactccagacttcctcatacaaaaccacagttcctctctgggcaccctgtcagaagctttctccagatctacaaagacacaatgcagctccttctgaccttctctgtacttctctatcaacatcctcaaagcaaatattgcatctgttgtactctttcttggcatgaaaccatactgctgctcacagatgttcacctctgcccttagtctagcttcagctactctttcccatagcttcatcgtgtggctcatcagttttattcctctgtagttaccacaactctgcacatctcccttgttcttaaagatgggcaccagcacacttctcctccattcctcgggcatcttctcactatctaagatcctgttgaacaacccagtcagaaactctactgctacctctctcagacacttccatacctccacaggtatatcatcaggaccaagtgcctttccactcttcatcctcttcaatgccctcctcacttcatccttactaatctttgctacttcctggtccacaacagtcacctcttctactcttcgttctctctcattttcctcattcatcaactcttcaaagtactctttccatcttcccatcacactattggcacctgtcaacacacttccatccttatcctttatcaccctaacctgctgcacgtccttcccatctctgtctctctgccttgccaacctgtacagatcagtctctccctccttactgtccaacctagcatacaagtcatcgaaagccccttgtttggcctttgccacctctactttcaccttacgctgcatctccctgtactcctgtctactctcttcagtcctctcagtgtcccacttcttagctaacctctttctctggatccactcctgcacctcctcattccaccaccaagtctccttatctcctttccttccagatgacacaccaagtactctccgacctgtctccctgatcacatttgctgtagttgtccagtcatctggaagcacctcctgaccatccaaagcctgtctcaactctttcctgaaagtcatacaacactcttcctttttcagcttccaccatttggtcctctgctctgcctttgccctcttcatcttcttcaccaccagggtcatcctacacaccaccatcctatgctgtctggctacactctcacctaccactactttgcagtcactgatctccttcagattacaccgtctacacaagatgtagtctacctgtgtgctcctacctccactctgaTAGGTCaacctatgttcctgcctcttctggaagaaagtatttactacagccatttccatcctttttgcaaagtcaaccaccatctgtccttctgcgttcctctcctggataccaaacctgcccatgacctcctcatcatctctgtttcctgcaccaacatgtccattgaagtctgcaccaatgacaactctctcacttctagggatgctctgcatcacttcatcaaggtccaaccagaatttctgcttctcctccagctcacatcctacctgtggagcatacccactaacaacattgaacatcacaccttcgatttctagcttcaggctcatcactccatctgacactctttttacctccaggacattcctaacaaactcctccttcaagataactcctactccatttctcttcctatctacaccatgatagaacaacttgaaccctgctcctaaacttccagctttactacctttccacctggtctcctggacacacagtatgtccaccttcctcctctgcatcatgtcaaccagctctctaccttttcctgtcatagttccaacattcaaagtccctactctcagtcctagactcttggtgttcctcttctctctcttcctacgaacacaccttcctcccctccttcttcgaccaacagtcgtccattttccaccggtaCCCTGTAGGttgttgttaacccgggcctcgaccgatccggtatggaagtcatacatttgattcacatgtttgatttggccaaagttttacgtcggatgcccttcctgacacaaccctctgtatttatccgggcttgggaccggcacaataagacactggcttgagtccccttgcggctacatttcattattttttcatcactgtgttgGCTTTTATCCACATTATTTATCTTGGAtgaattttgttgtttgaaaGGTATGGGAAGAGGTTGGCTTTCTGGACTAAAGAAGCCAGAAGCTGCTCCAAGGAACCCTGAAGCCCGTTTACAGAGTGCCAAGGCGGGGTGCTGTCACTGAGGAAGTTCCACTCCATATGCAGGCTGTCACTGAGCGCACTGCAAAGGAAGCAAGACTGATGGACTTCATGATCCAgtcacagggagctgagcaGCATTTGGTGGTACTtggaaaatgttcctgttttctcatcatTGCAGACTGACTCAGAAAGGATTCACTTAGGGCCTTTGTTATAATATTATCAGTAGACAGAACATTTTTTGCTGTCTTTTGAAAGAATTCCTGAGTTCCAGAACTTCATTGTTTCTGTACTGTGGGTTGCCCTCAGGATGTACTTGGTGGCAAATGTTCTTCCTGGATTCATCAGGAGTCTTGTTGCCAGAGGCCTTTCCACCTGGACAGTGAGGAACAACAGCACAAGCTTTTTGGGTTCCTAAAGGCTGTACTGCACAGAACACCAACACAGCTGAGCTTCACAGATGAAGTGCTGTTCATCTGTGGTGTTCTCTTTCCAGAGGTAGGCTTTGCCATGTAATACAGTTCTACATGTTTCTGCTCCTGCACTTTATAGGCTCAATAAATATCCAGCCTTTTATGGCACCATTTATGTATTTGTCTGTCTAACATGGCTTGCTCTgctgtaaaatggtaaatgtcaATTATATTGCTTAAAAATGAACCCTTTTCTTTTGGTAGGCCATCATATGTGGGCTGTCTATGCAGGACAATCTGTCCCTGCAGGAGGCTGAGCAGGTCTTCTTCAGTGGTGCTGCTTACCATCAAAGGTAAGAGGAaaggatgtttttttaatttacacaatGCACta
Encoded proteins:
- the LOC127534153 gene encoding G-protein coupled receptor-associated sorting protein 1-like yields the protein MRKFQKKPRSSSLHFIQRTFNWETSPNLLWTEEPTGGRELSKGSSGWFHQVLSERVIVGGVWFSSSDGERVIVGGVWFSSSDGECVIVGGVWFSSSDGERVIVGGVWFSCSDGERVIVGGVWFSCSDGERVIVGGVWFSSSDGERVIVGGVWFSCSDGERVIVGGVWFSCSDGERVIVGGVWFSSSDGERVTVGGVWFSCSDGERVIVGGVWFSSSDGERVIVGGVWFSSSDGERVIVGGVWFSCSDGECVTVGGVWFSSSDGERVIVGGVWFSSSDGECVTVGGVWFSSSDGERVIVGGVWFSSSDGERVIVGGVWFSCSDGERVIVGGVWFSSSDGERVIVGGVWFSCSDGERVTVGGVWFSSSDGERVIVGGVWFSSSDGERVIVGGVWFSSSDGEHVTVGGVWFSCSDGEHVIVGGVWFSSSDGEHVIVGGVWFSSSDGEHVTVGGVWFSL